Within Saccharomycodes ludwigii strain NBRC 1722 chromosome IV, whole genome shotgun sequence, the genomic segment cttttttcttccagttcttatttcttttttttgttttcctttttttttttctttctttatttcCTCAGTAGTAATATCATGGTTTAATGTATGGAAGGGGGAAGAAAGAAAGTAAtatagataataatatcgcAAATGAAGCTTCTCAAAGAGGAAATACAGCCAGGCAAATCTTCTTGTGCAATTTTAACATTATTGCCGCAGGATAAAGAGGATTTATTCACTATctacaatattattaacactGATGACGAAGTGatcttcaaaaaaatggtaaCTACTAAACTTGATGAGgctagtaaaaaaaaaaacacggATTTGGTCAAGTTACACTTAAGAATTGTTTCATCAGAATTTGAACCCGAAAACGAATTTTTAAGATACAAGGGTATAACCGTTGAAAACGAAAATGCAGTCACTGCCAATGTGGATATACCTATCGGTAAATACTTTAGTTTTACTATTGACTTCAAGTATCCTTTTActttaattaaagaagACTATAACGACTATGTGtctaaattaattaaaaatgccTGTAATGTTGATCATCGTACTGAGATGGGGGCAGTTGTTCTTCAGGAAGGTATAGCTCATGTGTGTTTAATATCGCCTTTCTCGACCATgctaaaaaataaaattgaatatagtatgccaaagaaaaaaagaaccactgatttgaaaaaatacgATGAAAAAACGAACAAGTTTTATAGAGCTATTTATGATTCAATGGTTAGacattttgattttgaCAAATTAAAGGTAGTACTTTTATGTTCTCCTGGTTTTTGGGCCAAAACATTGTAtggaaatattatcaaatatGCAGAGgcagataaaaataaagctaTTTTGactaataaaactaaattTTTGGTAGCACACTGCTCTACTGGCTATCTACAAGGCATAGACGAGGTTTTAAAGAATCCAGCTTATTCCTCCAAATTGCAGGAAGCCAAAAATTCTAAAGAAACAATAATTATGGATGAGTTCTTAGACCATCTAAATAAAGATGATTACAAAGCCTGGTATGGTCGTGATGAAATAACCAAAGCTGCTGAACTAAGTGCCATACAAACTTTATTGATTACTGACACTATTCTAAGGTCAGACGATTTACAAATAAGAAAAtcttctttaaaattaattaaagatgTTGAAAATACTGGAGGTAGTGTTTATGTTTTTAGTTCTCTTCATAGCACAGGTGAAGAATTGGATAAATTGACAGGTTTTGCGtgtattttgaaatatccAATGCCAGATTTGGATGAAGACATTgattaattataaaatagtATACATAAATAGTCTATTCTTTAATATACATGTGTAAAATTGCCTGTAAATTCAATAATACTAAGAATGTTTAATTCTAGAGTTTTACGCGAGCTagttttttgattatttccgtctatataaaaaatactagttttttttaactgggaatcaaagaaaaaatgaacCTAGTAAAATGAGCCTCGGACAAAatagacaaaaaaattttcctttctttttgtttgtttgtgtGTCAAAGAATTACAGAAATTGTCTTTTTGGAAAAACTAATCATAAGTGTTTTAGATGCCAATAATTGTTATCAAAAtgcaaacaaaaaaaaaaaaaagaattataaTACAGCATCAGATATTTctttagattttttaatatcagtATCTTCCTTGTtaattgttatatttttgtagattgtattaaatataacatCTAAAGTATGTGGAAAACAACGAACTTGTTTTATACATATTATTAACCTCATTCAATGTTTACCAAATAAGCTTATAATTGGACAAGCCAGctgtatttttaaaatctgcTTGTTCCTGAAGCTCATGCTCTAcattttggaaatatttgtttatattaccattattcaCGATATTAGATGACCCAAGTTTCGACCTTTTAGTACCTTTTTCTTCGTTAAATATATCAGTTAGTCGTTTATAATATGGTATAATTATCGAACCctgttgtttgtttgttaatCCTTAGTTAATCCGATTCTATATAAAATTACACGacttaaaaattaaatccaTTACAATTCATCGTGATGTACAAAAGTATATTGATAGGCGTTGCAATTCCAATTttgagaaagaaaaaaacccCCCCCCACAGCAAGCCTTCTTCTATTATCAAATTTAGATACTAACGACCAAGCATCGAATaggataatttaaatttaatgtTGATAaagtaacaataaatatggTTGGAGACATATAAATCGAATACTAAgtattgttttaatatataaaatgtaATGTTGACTGAAAAGCTTACATATAGTTACTcaatattatcataatGCTTTTGAAAAcactttttattatgtacttgaattaagaaaaatttaattagaTATTAGCCAGAACATAACTCCATTATAGTGGATTTTGTTGAGAAACTGAGTGTAGGAACACGTActtattgtttatt encodes:
- a CDS encoding uncharacterized protein (similar to Saccharomyces cerevisiae YNL001W | DOM34 | Duplication Of Multilocus region (paralog of YCL001W-B | putative protein of unknown function)), whose protein sequence is MKLLKEEIQPGKSSCAILTLLPQDKEDLFTIYNIINTDDEVIFKKMVTTKLDEASKKKNTDLVKLHLRIVSSEFEPENEFLRYKGITVENENAVTANVDIPIGKYFSFTIDFKYPFTLIKEDYNDYVSKLIKNACNVDHRTEMGAVVLQEGIAHVCLISPFSTMLKNKIEYSMPKKKRTTDLKKYDEKTNKFYRAIYDSMVRHFDFDKLKVVLLCSPGFWAKTLYGNIIKYAEADKNKAILTNKTKFLVAHCSTGYLQGIDEVLKNPAYSSKLQEAKNSKETIIMDEFLDHLNKDDYKAWYGRDEITKAAELSAIQTLLITDTILRSDDLQIRKSSLKLIKDVENTGGSVYVFSSLHSTGEELDKLTGFACILKYPMPDLDEDID